The Spea bombifrons isolate aSpeBom1 chromosome 4, aSpeBom1.2.pri, whole genome shotgun sequence genome segment tctagctTTTTCTGTTCCACACAGTTACCATTACTGAACCACAGCATTTCACCCAATGTACCACAAGAGGAAGCTTCCCACAGCACTGGCAGGAGACGACATATAACATGGTGAGCTTTGTATGCCTGTTTCTTCTACCCCTGCTCATCATGATATCCTGCTACTCAAGGATCTTGTTGGAGATCTCCAGACGTATGAGCAAGGGAACACGTAAGTTAAAAGGGAACTaacatcagattaaaaatacattttcaaaaatattgtgctgctttctttttttttaataaagcaattcttcttcttgcataatataatgttttcaggcatttGCGTGTTtgccatttttatgtgtttaagcTTGTTTGTTGTAGTCctgtctactagacaaacatcctAACTTCTTATCATGCTGCCttttggtaaacaatagaattgcTCAGTGTTAATCACACAGCCTGACACTTTCATTAAAGTCTTTGGAggccataaagaatcagttcAGTTTGGTGCATGAGTGGGGAAAGTTACCCAAAATATCATGCCAGATAACAATGGCAGCCTATTggcattgtttttttcactgctAATCTACGATACTTTACagagcactgtattttatgctttaaAGGCCCATTAAAGCCACAGGTTGACTTTTCTTTATACTTTGCAGTTTTCATAGTGTTTAAAGTCCCTGCACTTCCGTAGAGGTATTTAAAGCCTTTCCGCCGTTTCATGTAAGCATTgatatttccaaaatattgGGTTTCATCCATTGTTCTGTTTTAGCAAAGTGGATGAATGAATGCCTAATCATAAAGGTTACTTTAGAAACTTGGCAATTAACGccattattgtatattatattattatgtgcaTGATCACGATTAAAAAAGGTCACCCACTACTGTCTTTATCTGAGGCAGGGTAAGGTTCAGTactctttattgtttttaagagAATATAAATTGGCTCAGTTTTAGAAATGCAGAATAATTACCTGCTTTTAAAACGCTTAGAGAAGATAATTATTAGTTTATTGTGGGCAGTTATTATATTTTAGCAGTGACTATATTTGGCTACATACTTTAAGTGGAAAGTGGGTTAATAGCAGCTGTTGTGGAATTACCACTCCCATTACACTAATAAGcagacattgtacagcgctgcggaatatgatggcgctatataaaacaataaataataataataaaaaagaaaatagtgatGATTGGAGATGATGACGTTACTTcttctttatataaaaagtaatattttcatgaagctatttttgttttgatgATATGTCTGGGAGATTTTAGAATGTAATGGACCTCCTGGACTATCATAAAGCTTTTAATATTAACACAATGGCTGAAGATTGAAAGGTGGTAGTGAATGAAATGAAAAGTTAAAGACACAAAGTAGCTCAGTAATTTTCTCCAGGAGGGCAAGTTATCACATATTCAGGAGTAATAGTTGCAAAACACTTTCCAAAGTTCAGAACCTCGAGCAGAAAGGATGGAAATTGTAGATAATCACGGACCCGGTTTGTGGTTTGCAGAACACTTTCAGCTCATAGATGATTTTTTTGCTGAGAGGTTTAATCTGTATCCTAATTTCAGCCTGGGCATAGACCTGTAATTACTATACGCTGGCTACATACCATGCACAATGCAACTAGACACTTACGTTGtgaaaacagatttgcacattatttatacagaaatgctgaaaactgaaatgaatcaaacattatattttcataaattgTTGTGTGCATAAATAAGAATGTTTTTAATTCATATGTAgttaaattaaagggacagtctactgCTCCAAACAGCCTAACCAActatgaatgcattttaaactatTTAGTAAGTCCTTTACTATTATTACGTTATGCATTTTTTACCTGCAGCCATGCATTGCACAGGCATGGGGAGGACTTTATTTGCTGTGCTCCCTGCCAAcattcattcatcacaatgcCACACTAATCTTCAAAGCGAGCTAGGGGTCCGTCACGTCAACGCAAATGGAGCCATGCAACCCGGCAGGGTGTTTCTATGTGAGACATTCTGCAGAGCAAGAAGAAAATGTTTACAATAAATACTGCTCTTCAGCTAACATGAACCGCTGGCCTTATTATAAGGGAAAAAGTGAAATGCATAAGAAATAATGTCTAGCATTAATTAATGGATATTAATGGCTACTAATGAAGCTACAAATGCAAGTAGTTGTGCTACTACACGTGCAACTTACATTGGCTCAATTTACAGAAGAAGAGCAAAGATAAATGATAGGGCACATTCTTTGTATTCCTCAGTgtggatttaacccctttaatttCTACATTTTGGATGTGAAACCTAAGGATGTTCCAAATAGCTCAATATAATGTGTAAGGTGACACCATCTCTTTCATGGTGTGATGAAAGATTTTGTTTAGTAATCTGACAAACACCCATTTCTATCATGTTTTCAGTTATAAATTGGGGAAAATAGTTCACATGAAATCAGGTTTTCTTCTGTTTCAGTTTCCTCCAAAGAAATTTATTTAAGACGTTCCAAGAACAATATCCCAAAAGCACGGATGAGGACCCTGAAGATGAGCATTGTGATTGTGAGCTCTTTTATTATATGTTGGACACCTTATTATCTACTAGGCCTGTGGTATTGGTTCTATCCGGAAGCAATGGAAGAGAAAGTTTCACAATCTTTAACGCACATTCTTTTCATCTTTGGCCTACTGAACGCCTGCTTGGATCCCATCACTTATGGACTTTTTACCATACATTTCCGGAAAGGTCTTCAGCGCTACTGTCGAAGTGGAAGGACATCAGATCCTGACACCAGTTCATCTGTAACTGGGTCCTTTCGCTGTTCGGTGTCCTCATTCCGTGCTAAGAAAATGATGGTCTTGAACCAGGAACTGCAAGGAAGACAGGCCTACAATGGCTTGTCAGCCCAAGCAGAGTTCAGGACAAATGGCCTTACCAGTAGCTGCCTATAAGTATGACAGAGGTGTTAAACAAACTACTGTACATTTTATAGCCTGCAAAATACTGCCTAATGCCATGAAACCTATGGCGGACACAGGGTTGGGTTACAGAGGATTTTGGAATATGAACAACAGTGCATTTTAGTGCATTCACCGAATATAGCTTTTCACTTCCTTCCTGTTCCCCATTCCATATAAATCAAATTGCATGTGCTCTTATGTCCTGGATTTTCCTGGTTAAGCAGGAGAAGATGGTGACCTTTTATAAACTGTGATGCCACAGCCTCTACCAGATTTATTCTTAAAGATAATAGCACCAATGTAATGACATTGGCATATAAAGTAAGGGGATATGGATAGGTAGGATATCAATGGATTTCCACTTCTAAGGCCAGTTCATATGGCTTGACATGAGAAGACTCTAATGCATATCCATGCATATTCTTAGACGACAATGGGCACAATCATTCCTGATTTTTCTTAAAGAATAGCTTAAGTTATGAAATGGATAAAACTTTAACACAGCATTAAAGCGCCATTCAAATCTTCAAGATGATGCtcaaaatgttacaaaagaATTCAGAATTACTCCTATCAGTAACTTAATATGCATAAACAAAACTTCATTCATAATAGGACAAATCTTATGGCTAGATTAATGTGGCTCATGATAAAGTATTTAACACTCTAGTATGAGGATGTCAGTGctcaaatacggtaattagtaTTGTCATAAGTGATTATCCAAAGTGCTTCTTTTTCCACACAAATGGCAGCGTTATTCAAATGCCTGTGAGATGGAGCTTAGCGATCATCAGTCAGGCATACTAAATGTTGCACATTCCCATAAGAGTAGAGACTGGAACATGAACATAGATTTAAAGTAATAGCACCAGAAAATGACAGCACATAATAACCATATCAACCCATAAAACTCACtaaataaggtaaaaaaaaatcactaaaaaccTCTGAGAGGCTGGAATACTTTTTAATCACTAATCGGCAATAGGATGCATTATAAGGAGGCACATCATTGAACATGGTATCTGCTTAGTTATTATAAGGAGGCACATCATTGAACATGGTGTCTGCTTAgttatgtattatttgtatcCTTGTTGATACTATCACCATTGTTGATGGGATGAGACACGACCGCAGGGTCATATAAGGGTCTAACTCAGAATAGAACACCCCTTAGAGAAATCCAATCCTAAATCTTCTGTCCTTGGAAAATCAATATAGTTAATTGAAGAGCAATCTTATCTCAGACTGAATCAAGCATCTTCGAGGGACGAATAGACCACTTCTGAGTGTTGTAATTCATCCTTGTGTCATACAGTGTATACAGTAGGAGGGCTGTTTTACAAATTGATCGGCAGTTTAAAATAATAGGATAAaagactgtttttttaatttcaaacgatatgggtttttttcttctcagcTTGTATACAACTAGATATTGATTTGCTCATAGAACAGAAATGAGAAACAAAGGAAAATGCATCACATTCACAGCATCCCTAAAATAACACCCAGTCAAGCAGAGCAAATTCTCAATCTAGTGTTAACACTTACCAAACGACTTGTTCTGGAGTCTACAACTGTGAAACAGCCTATACTTGCTCCAAAGAGTTGTGGATTAAAGTCAAAAAGTGCCAAATTACTTAACCAGTTCAGTGTCAAGGGATGTGCAAGAACCTTCAAAGCAGAGTCTTATTTACCCCCTTTGACACTGAAAGAAAGAACTATTTCTATCATGCATTCACTCttgtcttgtttttatttgagcaatgaaaatatttttactgtaaTTTCTATAAATCTGTTGTTGATGCTTCTAAACGCTTTCTTGAAATCTGCCTTGTGACTTCTAAGTGTCAAATTTTACTTGCTTTGtcatattttgtgttatgttGCTTATTTCATCTATGCGATGCCAATAAAACTGGACTTTGGTTTTTGGTATGTTGAATCATTTTAACGATTATAATCTTGGAGTTATAATCTTGTCACCTTGTTGTATTTTCCTGCAAAATGTCTTAAGCATTGAGCTTGGCTTTATCATATTATCATTATTCTGTAAAAATATGGGGTTATTCTTGAAAATCATTGCCTGCCTTTATGTGAAAACATAAGGCAATAAGATAAGGGAAAATGTAAAGTTGGAAAGGTTAATGATAGTGGTGGTTGTTCAAAGAAGCGACAAAGAGGAATAAAGCATAAAAGTAGCAGGATGGTTTCAGACATGGAAAAGAGGGATTTAACGGAAATAAGAGATgttttaatgaaatgaaatcATAATTCTGAGAAAAACGTAAATGATTTTAGCTTTGCTTCCTGGAGATATCTGTTATGCATGCCCATAATGGGCAATcttaagcatttttatttgaagTTGGATACTCCCTTCATTGGCGATGGCCACGATAGCCTATAGCTAGGAAAATGGGCTTGGTTTATGTTATACttagtgatacattttaatgtaaaatatcaaaaatcagaatgatgaaataaaaaccaacGCATAATTACATTTAAGACTTTTATGCTTTCTGTGTTCTGTAACCTTGTCAGGGGTCTAATTTGGTGAGCAGAAGCACCATAAATCTTATTACAGATTATGCTAATAATAAATGACCATCTCAACCCTTGTGTAAAACATAATTACTCCCGTGGTTCCATAACAATCTAATGTGTACATTTGTTTTGAAAGGCTATAAGAAACATCACAGTCAATAAGGACCAGTGAATGTATCTATAGCAATACATTAGTTATTGATACACTAATGTGCCTTAGTGCGCAACATGTACTGTAGTTTGTTTGGTAAATATGTTGTAGACTGGTTAATACTGCAGTTCTGGCAGTTCCCCTCTCTCAATCTCACCTCCCCTTATTTTAGGAGATTGTTCTTGGACATGTAGacaaccaatatatatatatatatatatatatatatatatatatatatatatattatacagtaattTCTTGTCCTAGCATCACGCACATTCTACTAGGTCTTTATAGGTTTCATAGTACAATTAGGATCTCAGAGAATGGTTTCAACCATATTTCCTAGTAGTATGCTAGGGAGGTCATATAATGCCTGTCTAATCTTTTTTGTTTCAGTATCTTACAGAATCTGCCGTGATGATGCAGGTGAGGTCTGCAGTAAGCTAAGTTTAATTAAAATCAGCCAATACTCCgccttaaataaaacaaaatcttgtggaagtGCATGGTTCGTATGGGACAATTTGTCAAAGGTCCCTCACAAAGCTGTTATGTTATGGGCTCTCTCTTAGGgtcattgttttggagatatttggtttagTAGTACCTCAGGTTGGCAGATATCTATGGTAAAAGGTGGCAAAACCAGTTGTTACACAGTTTTGGTCAGAATAATAATAGTACATGAGAAATATCTTAATGTAGAGGACTAATATTATGCAGATACTGAGAActgattattttgattatttttacattataatgattgattatttttttttacagattaaacAAACAAGTAGGAGTTGGGAAAATAAAAGATCCACCTTAACAAATATACCATGTAGTTACTGGTTTGCaagtaataaaagaaagttCTGGGGGAGTGGACCTCAATTTTGCTTGCGTTGGAATATTATCCGTTTCTGTGTTGGTCTAAGTACATGTTTAATTAGCTGCAGATACAGGGGTTAAGGCCATAGaccattctattatttaatgtGTTACTACTAGCAGGGCTAGTGACATGAACACACCTTGTGAAGACAGAACACTTTGTCCTTTCCTTCACTGTGCTAGACCTCTCTTTCCCCCtacatgtagttcaggtatagatcaaataaacaccccATGGAATCACaccattgcaggtatagatcaactgaaaaaccacaagcaaactcagcactgaaggtatagatgaaataaatgatgtatggaaaccCTAAACTGCAGATaaagatcacaggttgcacaccccaggGGCCAGTCcaggcacccagattgcactcatGGGATTTGCCTTTAGcatgaccacatcagccatgtctTCCAGGACACGaataatgttttcatgttgttgACCAGCCCAGACaaaaagtgctgccctgcagtatagaATATGTAAAGttgactaattggttcctttGCATGAATCTATACATCACACACAATGCAGCACATACTGCAGCACAGTACTTGGTTATCAATATGAAATATGGAAatatggccaatgtggtcacctTACTTTGCCTGGTCCCTAGATTCCACTCAGAGGACTCGCTCTGCATACAGAGTGCACACATAGGAatgccccaacacccagattgcatctaCAGGGCTTGCCCAGCATCCATATTGTacattgtaaggacttggtatAGTatccagattgcacacagacaTGGGAATCGCCCATCTACAAGACTTACCAGCACCTAGATTGCACCCAGGGTGGTCTCCTCACAATCTGGCTCCCTTATACCCTTTGTTTATTTTGGCCCAAAACAAGGaacagtaatggatagactgccacaatacacacatatacactactcttacaaatgcctgcccataaacacacacacacacatgcccttacacacacatgcatgcacattcacacttgcccttacacatagaTATCTGGCTTACACTTGCCCTTGGATCTCCCTCAGTAACACACACTGAAGTTTGCACAGATTTACAAACTCACGCCAACACACTgatgcacacacttacacatagacatccatgctcacacagactaacacatccgtgctaacacacacatctatgctcacgctgtacacacacacacacacacatgcttgcacacaaacatacacatacgtgctcatacacacataaacatctgtgctcacaaacacatttgcacatccatgcttgcacacagacacacatacatacatactcactcacaTACATtgatgctcacatacatacattcatacatacagcTTCACTAATGAAGACTGCCGTGAGTTTACATAGTATCTTTGTCAGGTACAATAAGCAAACAATCTAACGCACGGAACGCATTGAGGACATTAGTTATTGGAATCCTTCTAGTAATGCCTGATAACATCTTTAAAGGTAAAAATGTATCCACCTGCAACATGTCTAATACAATTTACCTCCAACATTGCCTGCATCTAATGTAGGATGTCCAGTGAGAAACCAACATCCAATTCTCCTGCAGGTGAAACACTATGAAATCCTAATAGCTTCAGCTAGGTAACTAATTAAATAATAGCAGCTGAAAGTTAagctatttaatataaaatgacttTGAACACTTGTAAACAGGAATATATTACTCTCTCTTCTagtaaacatataataaaaattccACAGGTCTGGCGTGGCCAGGTACTCACAAGGACACTATTGTTATACCAGTCATTTTTTATACAGGTATTTGCCGAAATAGGTTTAGGTGGAAACTAGCGTTCAATGCAACCTTATTCTTCATCTACAGTATAAATTTAAACTTTTGTGAAGTGTCTCCTGGAGCAGAGAAGATGGTAACCATATAGTTAACATATAGCTTTGGGTGCTGTTCTGTAAAGTGCTTTGGTACAGTGCTCCGGTTCATTCAATATGGATTAGTGTTGAAACGCTCATATATTATCCCAGACTTTTTGGTTATGCGTAGCGGTTAATTCCTTCAATCTTTGTGTCAGCCACCAAATTCCCTATCATTCCCATGGATCTTAATGAGCAAAAAACTATTTCATTCTATGCTATTATCATTAAACTGAGGAGAATACACATGTGCAGCTTCACAAACTTGCTTTTTAGCGGCAAAGCGCAAGGTTACTGGTAAGAACTGAAAGGTCAAAAACATCCCTGGCTTAAGGCAATAAAGAGGACAATACAGTGGAGATAAGTGGCTTTTTCACAATAAATTAGATACAAAATTAATTAGCTCTCTCTCTGGGGGCATTGACTAATCAATGCACAGTTAGCAACACATAAATTCTTAGTCCGTGTGTAAACCTTTATGTCTTCCATACAgcagtatgtacagtatatatatatatatatacatatatatacttttaatgtACCAATATACATCTGGttgcatatatttaatacatatagtTTTGTATATGAATATCTGGCCTCTTCTAACCATATAGATAAAAttcagatgtattttttttctctgaaaatTCCGCAATGCAGAAAGCTATTGCAGTTCCATTTCTTCCCCAGAAAACTCAAATACCGAAGAAAACATTATTATCATATACCAAGAAATTCTGACTCACTttgtatctaaaaaaaatcaagccaCTCTGccacaatgatatatatatatatatatatatatatatatatatatatatatatatatatatatatatatatatatatatatatatatatatatatatatatatatatataaaacattactgTTCTTTATTTGAGGCTAGTTTAAACcagaattaaaagaaataaaatggcagtaaaaatggcattatttaattaattattaacacAAGTAGCTGGAAATTCCAATTAAGTTGTATGCAAAACAGCACACAAGGTGAAAAATAAGAAAGTAATATTGTGAAACATTGTAATCATTAATAATTGTTTAAAGTATACAGCTGAACGGAGAACCTGTCAGCAGTGAACAACATGCAAAGCAGATGGAGTTCTTTGTCTTTCGTTGGGTATAAGACAGTTCTTTTTGACAGCCGTCAAACTCTTCACACATGGGCGTGGGATCACAAAAAAATCAACGTTAAAAGGAGAGTTCTTGGATGAGAGTGATTTGATTGTAGTGAAGTTCATGTGAGGAGTTTGTGGCGTGATGATCTTGAAGGTTGGGGAGAACAGATGATTTCAGGGAAGAgtctgaattaaaaaataatattaatcacTTGCTGAAAACGCAAGTGAGAAGAAGTGATAACTGCGAGATGCAAGCTGTGGGTAGAGTGAACAGAagagtatttggagataagaTAAGAGTTATAGAGGACATAGTTTTGTTAAGGGCTTTGTAAGTAAGGGTCAGGAGTTGAAATTGAATTCTGGAGCATATGGAGAACCAGGGGAGGGATTAGCACAATAGGGAACTAGATGAAAAGCATTGGGATAAGAAAATTAGTTTGTCAGAGGAGTTCAGAATGGATTGGAGCGGTGAAAGGCAGTAGAGGGGGATGCCATTTAGGTGGGAGTTGCAGTAATCCAGACAAGATATCAAAAGGACATGAATTAGTTTTTCAGCAGTGTTTCAGAGGTAAGGATACATATTTTGCAGGCAAAGGTGGCAAGATTTGGTTAGAGGGAGAAAAGTCTAGTGTAATGCCTAAGCAGGAAACTTGGACTGCTGGCTAGACTGTGTTATCCTCAATAAGTAATAGAAATATCAGCATGTCATAGTGCCACACAGTGACACAGTCTAATAGTGGAGTCACACACTTGCAGAGCATAGTCTTGCAGGCCACAGATTAGACGCACAAAGCCAGGTCCAGCGTCACGGTACAGAAGGATAACCAGAAGTGTAGTGAAATGGTCCAGATTCAGGGGCACACAGCACAGGCAAGAAGTCAGATATCATATAACAGGCCACAACACAAGCTCAACAGGCAAAACAGGGCCATAACTAGAAACAACATGggcctggtgcaaaaattgcccaggGGCTCCTCAACTTTACCAagaaacatgtcccacagttcCACCTTTGCAACAaccagcttgtgagtgcctttgCCGTCCAGGttgaagggccctttctaaacaatttcgaactggtacgaggagacaggaacaagtgagCCCTGGGGTTTAAATGTTCTTCTAAACAGTTACCAGGTGCAGCCGATCAGCATTTAGTGGCATTTAGGTGGAAGTACCCCCAGTGCAGATAACAAAACAGCTGAACATCAGCAGCACAACCAAAGAAGTGGCAAGGAGAACAGAGAACCTGCCTGAAGATTTGCGGTACCAGTTTGAAGTATTGTGCCAGGCATGACCCTAACGAGCCGTCTGCAGGCCTTTAATACCGATTGGAGCATAATCAT includes the following:
- the LOC128492763 gene encoding putative gonadotropin-releasing hormone II receptor; translation: MNITTRVASISCTNAQSHNGICGFDPNRTSSNLTHEYLQLPTFTPAAKARVIITFVIFTLSAFCNLAALWAAAHTSRKKRSHVRILILNLTTADLLVTFIVMPLDAIWNITVQWQAGDIACRILMFLKLLSMYSCAFVTVVISIDRQSAILNPLGINEAKKKNKIMLSAAWLMSVVHSLPQLFLFHTVTITEPQHFTQCTTRGSFPQHWQETTYNMVSFVCLFLLPLLIMISCYSRILLEISRRMSKGTLSSKEIYLRRSKNNIPKARMRTLKMSIVIVSSFIICWTPYYLLGLWYWFYPEAMEEKVSQSLTHILFIFGLLNACLDPITYGLFTIHFRKGLQRYCRSGRTSDPDTSSSVTGSFRCSVSSFRAKKMMVLNQELQGRQAYNGLSAQAEFRTNGLTSSCL